In the Artemia franciscana chromosome 1, ASM3288406v1, whole genome shotgun sequence genome, one interval contains:
- the LOC136027036 gene encoding lactosylceramide 4-alpha-galactosyltransferase-like: MLIKRQPILTVILSLLLFSCVYYNQFQEQYSADLKNILYSAEAAAASLPIKFQNEDSPGNTRVINYTNATFFIEVSGRPDLSFRQICAVEAALSAHSGNPVIVYMTGYNGTSSHWMKASENLYIKKLNLDELFLNTHLEKVYRAKNFRTKPPVEHIADLSRIALLKKHGGLYLDIDMILMKSALDLGSFMLKNQGNGVLRFDKNSPLLAKIYQLLGNVKYNRGDYTLLGAKIIKKAVKELCYFNDSVSSIKKAGEICGINFVDNDLFSPVPWFEFKKLFTKNIDLNKFRTKITKKAVAFHFAGHMTKNIPVFKNASSLFNTVARKYCPVIYQSFPDVY, encoded by the coding sequence ATGTTGATCAAGAGACAGCCTATACTTACTGTGATTTTGTCGTTGCTGTTGTTTAGCTGTGTCTACTACAATCAATTTCAGGAACAATATTCCGCTGAtcttaaaaatatcttatattCTGCTGAAGCTGCTGCAGCATCATTGccaattaaatttcaaaatgaagaTTCACCAGGAAATACACGGGTTATAAACTATACTAATGCTACATTCTTTATTGAAGTTAGTGGAAGACCAGACTTATCGTTTAGACAAATATGTGCAGTCGAAGCCGCGCTTTCAGCGCATAGTGGCAACCCAGTTATAGTTTATATGACTGGGTATAATGGTACCAGTTCCCATTGGATGAAAGCCtctgaaaatttatatattaagaaGTTGAACTTGGATGAGCTTTTCTTGAACACTCATTTGGAGAAAGTTTACAGAGCGAAGAATTTCCGAACAAAGCCTCCAGTCGAACATATTGCAGATCTGTCGAGAATAGCCTTGTTGAAAAAGCATGGTGGTTTATACCTTGATATTGATATGATTCTTATGAAATCAGCACTGGACTTGGGTTcgtttatgttaaaaaatcaGGGGAACGGTGTTCTCAGATTTGACAAAAACTCGCCCCTTTTGGCAAAAATCTATCAACTACTTGGGAATGTAAAGTATAACCGCGGTGATTACACACTTCTTGgggcaaaaataattaaaaaggctGTCAAAGAACTGTGCTATTTCAATGATTCTGTTTCTAGTATTAAAAAGGCTGGTGAAATCTGTGGTATAAACTTTGTTGATAATGATCTTTTTTCACCAGTACCATGGtttgaatttaagaaattatttaccaaaaatatagatttaaataaatttcggaccaaaattacaaaaaaagcagTGGCATTTCATTTTGCCGGCCATatgacaaaaaatattcctGTTTTTAAAAATGCATCCTCTTTGTTCAACACAGTGGCGAGAAAATACTGTCCAGTTATCTATCAAAGTTTTCCTGACGTATATTAG